TCATTCAGCGGGATCATTGGTCCGGACCGCTCGGTTACTTCAGTCGTAACCTTTAATACAGAGTTTTAAAGTACAATGAAAAACTCTAGGTGAATAAAGTCGCACAGGGTTTGGTTTCATTTCGCCTGTCCTTTGCTTTCtattattgttctgttttcGCTAATCCGTCTTGACACAGTAGTCTGGAGTAATGGCTCTGACATGCTACACTGAATCGATGCCCGGTGCCTTTTCCTCTCCTAGGTAATTTACTTGGTAATGAGAGACGATGCAGAAGACTGTCTCCGCGCGCACTGGAAAGATGTAAtctgtttttccctctgatTCAGTTGGGTTGGAGAGTCGCGGTCGGCTAATTAATTAACTATGAAACAGGAAAATAGGATTTCACTGAAGGGCTTAATTTGGGTAAATCACTGCCCCTCACCTTCCTGCTTGCCGATGGTGTCTCGCTGCGTGTTACTGAAACCCCCTGTATGTCACTGTCTTTGACAACACCGAATAATTCAACGTCTGTTGTGATGTAGGAAACCTACAAAAGTCaatttatctttgtgtgtgtgtgtgtgtgtgtgtgtgtgtgtgtgtgtgtaaggccaTATGGTGTGTTGAAACGTGGGTTTGAATGTCCTCCTGTCTCTAAAACCTATCTGTATCAATCAGTGTTGATCTAAATGACCCGGCATGTCAACAGCAAACCCACACGAGAGTGGTTTTCAGTGAGAGAGATAAGGCCGAAAAAGCCATTTTGGGCATCATAAAGGAAGTATTGGCTCGATATTGATGTCATTTATTACCATTTATTACCTGACAAGGATGGTTACAGACGGGCTCATGTTTAAGGGGGTGGGGGAGCGCTGCCCTAATGCTCCGACAAGACTGAAATGGAGGATTGCCATGATGAAAGAATCAATTAACCTTGGCCTGGAAGTGAACTAGTTGATCTTTCGGCACGATTTTATTTGTTGTATGACATTGTGTGTGGGTTTaagagtgcgtgcgtgcgtgcgtgcgtgctcacATTGGCCCTGGGATGCAAGCATGGGCACTGTGTacatagtgtgtatgtgtgcaaacaaacaaccataTAATGTGCACACataagagcagaaaaaaatgcacatgaaaaatcaaataatcatcCTCAAGTGTAGGGCACAGTTCTCCTACAAGCACGTGTTTGGTTTCTGCCTATGTaaattattttctatatattaaatgtttttagttAAAATATTGATccctttgtaaaaaaatataatcaatgaTGCCATTAACCAATGTTTCCCAACCTGGAATGAGACCCAACAAATGTGTCCCAGGAGAAATCTGAAAGGTCACAAAACTAAAACTGggatgaaaaagaacaaaaatataatataacgTTTAGCAATGACAACATAGGTCTGTTGGTCAGGTCGGTCCCCACTTTGGTTGGaaatacttttatatttttattcatgatgGTAAATGGTcttaattattatcatcatcaaagtGCTTttcagtacaagtcacattcacacgcaGGAcgtttttttctatcacacaacATTCATACTATCAGGGGCAATATTTCAGGGTTGAGTGTCTTACCCAAGGACACGtcagcatgtggactggaggagctggggatcgaCCCTCTGGgtagtggacgaccctctctacctcctgattCACAGTGGTCCCATACGATGCACCTGTGACACTCTTCAAGATTGAGAAGTGCTAATTCCACGTGCAGCATTAATCCATaaacatcctcctctcctctcctctttctctcctctcctctttctcccctcccctctcctctcataaCCCCCTGCCTCAGCTTGAACATTCACTCAAATTGACTGAGAAATCACAAAATAGCAGGAAGCCAAACCACACAGCCCAGAAAAAAAGGGCTTACCTAAGCTTATTCCTGACACCCTCTTCCACTCAATGTAAACCCGTGTCCTTGAGTTTTCCATCCCATCAACCGCAATGGCACTGTAGTAAACACTCCATGTAAACATATATTGTTCGTACAATATGGTGTGGCTGTACACAATGGACTGCATTTTAAAGAGcactttttctagtcttattatttgtgctttacagtacaagtcacattcacccacacaTTCGTACGGCGCTGCTCTTGACTGTGCTTTTCCCGTCACATTCGAACACTGTCGGCATAGCGACAGAGGCAATTCAAGGGCGACAGTGAGTGTCTTGCCCAACGACACTCCGGCATatggactgggggaagcggggattgAACCACTGACCTGTTGAAAATTGCAGataattacttttctttttaggtTTTTCCTGGTGGTAAACGTTGACTTTTGGCTTCACATGAGTGCCTGTTTTGCTATTTCTCCTAATTCTCTCTTATATCACATCATGCATATTCACTTGCAATGCAAAAATGttacatcattatcattataaattaccctgcagtctgtttttttacacaccATCCGCTCATTACTGTGACTTTCACAAATTGTTCAACGCAAATAATCATCCGGTGCTTTCTGCATACCTCTTGTGTGTACTCCACTCAAGCCCTGCTCCTCCATATTTTTCATCGCGGgtacaaatatttacaaataaGATTTAAGCCTCATTTAAAACATTGATTTAGATTTGAGCTTGTTTTGCTTTCATGCACCACTTCCCTCATCTCGAACCGGAGACATGATTTCTTGCGAGGGAACCGCAGACATCTGTTTTGAACCTCACTCGGGGAACTAACTGTCTGATGTcgctcctctgtctctgcaggtttCGGGATGACAACGCCGGTGACAGTTGCGGGCAAGGTGTTCCTGATCTTTTACGGTCTCCTGGGCTGTGCGGCCACCATCCTCTTCTTCAACCTCTTCCTGGAGCGCATCATCACACTGCTGGCCGTGGCGATGAAGGCGGTGAGGGAGCGGAGAATCAGGAACAGTGGTCTTCTGCCGCCAGGCATCCGCCATGACTTCTCAGCCTACTCCCTCCCTGGCTGGAAGCCCTCCGTGTACCATGTGATGCTGATTCTCGGCCTGTCGGCCATCACCATCTCCTGCTGTGCGTCCGCCATGTACACGCCTGTGGAGGGCTGGGCGTACTTGGACTCGCTCTACTTCTGCTTCGTCACCTTCAGCACCATCGGCTTCGGGGACTATGTCAGCAGCCAGAGTGCGGCCTATGAGTACCAAAGCCTCTACAGGGTGGCCAACTTCTTCTTCATGCTGATGGGTGTGTGCTGCATCTACTCACTCTTCAACGTCATCTCTATTGTCATCAAGCAGGTGCTCAACTGGATCCTGGAGAAAATGAGCTGCCTGTTTTGCCAGCGCTGCAACAAGGCCAACGCCTTGCTGGGCAGACGCAACGCCATCCGACCGGGCTCCAAGGGTCGCCAGGCTCGCTTCGGCCAGCCGTCTGACTCCGAGGAGCCTTGTGATAGTGACACTGAGGGACGCAGACTATCGGGGGAGATGATCTCGATGAAGGACCTGGCAGCCTCCAACAAGGTGTCGCTGGCTTTAATGCAGAAGCAGCTGTCTGAGTCAGCCAATGGATATCCCCGGACGGTGTGTGGCAGCTCACGCCATAATGGCTTCTCCGGGGGGGTCGGCGCCCTCGGCATCATGAACAACAGGCTGGCAGAGACGAGTAACTCCAGGTAGACGACTGAGTGAGGCAGGAAAACAAAGTGTGGGAGCTCTTAGTGTCATATACTGTGTAACACACCACGAGGCTGAGCTCCACACGAAAAAAATGCAAGGCTTTTGAAACGGATCACCGGTGGAACTTTTTATGCATGatatgattttgtattttttttgatttggataCTTTTGGAATTACAAGCCTGAGGTGATAATACAGGTAATGGGGGTGATGGTTTTGGTGACGATGGCATGAAGAGAGAACCACAGAATCAACGAAAAACACCAAGTTGACTGGGAAGCACGGGGACCGACCGTCTGCCACTTCATCGACCTCCAACCCAACCAAGAACAAACCACTGAGTATCTCTAAAATACCAGTCTGTTATGATCAATACATCAGACGTATGTGACTGAAATGTTCTGCTGTCAAGGAGCCAAGGGAAATATGTAGTGTTATCTTTATTGTTTGGTGAGTTTGCCAGTTTGTTTGAATGTACATATTTAATACTGACATGAACATGACAAGTAATCACTGAACGATTTAGCACATACTGATCTATGCATTATATTTCCCATGCATTTTTTGCACCATTTCTACACCTACATCTGTATTGA
The sequence above is a segment of the Scophthalmus maximus strain ysfricsl-2021 chromosome 10, ASM2237912v1, whole genome shotgun sequence genome. Coding sequences within it:
- the kcnk12 gene encoding potassium channel subfamily K member 12, coding for MMPDQRAQGCRSLHLNEDNGRFVLLALLIVLYLLCGAAVFSAIERPSEQRAHGRWNGTLLNFSETFNVSLRDLSSFLREYEAAIAAGIRADALRPRWDFTGAFYFVGTVVSTIGFGMTTPVTVAGKVFLIFYGLLGCAATILFFNLFLERIITLLAVAMKAVRERRIRNSGLLPPGIRHDFSAYSLPGWKPSVYHVMLILGLSAITISCCASAMYTPVEGWAYLDSLYFCFVTFSTIGFGDYVSSQSAAYEYQSLYRVANFFFMLMGVCCIYSLFNVISIVIKQVLNWILEKMSCLFCQRCNKANALLGRRNAIRPGSKGRQARFGQPSDSEEPCDSDTEGRRLSGEMISMKDLAASNKVSLALMQKQLSESANGYPRTVCGSSRHNGFSGGVGALGIMNNRLAETSNSR